A genome region from Triticum aestivum cultivar Chinese Spring chromosome 2B, IWGSC CS RefSeq v2.1, whole genome shotgun sequence includes the following:
- the LOC123046678 gene encoding uncharacterized protein isoform X4, with translation MDHGRWESTPSLIHCLGWWRMGRVWAEGRHLQGKTAGVGAAESEDGLVVEGGSPAKTTGARRQCRHGGRPTGRSSRSNCSRWSARRTASSAAARTVKRGSCTVAGGEFGGRRLLSSSNPQVPMCCSPRLDCSSFFAGGVLVHCSSLRVLDEHCRLRLVSSRCVLHRQSHLSAIAIEMFRIGA, from the exons ATGGATCATGGCCGATGGGAGAGTACGCCATCGTTGATCCATTGCTTAGGTTGGTGGCGCATGGGTCGGGTCTGGGCAGAAGGCCGGCACCTGCAGGGGAAAACGGCGGGGGTTGGTGCAGCGGAAAGTGAGGATGGGTTGGTCGTAGAGGGAGGCTCGCCGGCCAAAACAACCGGAGCAAGGAGGCAGTGTCGCCATGGAGGAAGGCCCACTGGccggagcagcaggagcaactGCAGCCGCTGGTCGGCCCGACGCACCGCCTCCTCTGCTGCGGCCCGCACGGTCAAGAGGGGCAGCTGCACCGTAGCTGGCGGCGAGTTcggcggccgccgcctcctctcctcttcgAATCCA CAGGTGCCTATGTGTTGTTCCCCTCGGTTGGATTGTTCATCCTTCTTCGCCGGTGGGGTGCTCGTCCATTGCAGTAGCCTTCGTGTGCTGGATGAACACTGCCGGTtgag GTTGGTTTCTTCCCGTTGTGTCCTGCATCGACAGTCGCATCTTTCTGCCATTGCCATTGAG ATGTTCCGTATCGGTGCATAG
- the LOC123046678 gene encoding uncharacterized protein isoform X1 produces the protein MDHGRWESTPSLIHCLGWWRMGRVWAEGRHLQGKTAGVGAAESEDGLVVEGGSPAKTTGARRQCRHGGRPTGRSSRSNCSRWSARRTASSAAARTVKRGSCTVAGGEFGGRRLLSSSNPQVPMCCSPRLDCSSFFAGGVLVHCSSLRVLDEHCRLRLVSSRCVLHRQSHLSAIAIEVFLRLSSRFNDLLGCCICNSVLLFMVCFILSSLHDCSFSLHTCFSFSKCRNTVVMSLATCIYLSLSV, from the exons ATGGATCATGGCCGATGGGAGAGTACGCCATCGTTGATCCATTGCTTAGGTTGGTGGCGCATGGGTCGGGTCTGGGCAGAAGGCCGGCACCTGCAGGGGAAAACGGCGGGGGTTGGTGCAGCGGAAAGTGAGGATGGGTTGGTCGTAGAGGGAGGCTCGCCGGCCAAAACAACCGGAGCAAGGAGGCAGTGTCGCCATGGAGGAAGGCCCACTGGccggagcagcaggagcaactGCAGCCGCTGGTCGGCCCGACGCACCGCCTCCTCTGCTGCGGCCCGCACGGTCAAGAGGGGCAGCTGCACCGTAGCTGGCGGCGAGTTcggcggccgccgcctcctctcctcttcgAATCCA CAGGTGCCTATGTGTTGTTCCCCTCGGTTGGATTGTTCATCCTTCTTCGCCGGTGGGGTGCTCGTCCATTGCAGTAGCCTTCGTGTGCTGGATGAACACTGCCGGTtgag GTTGGTTTCTTCCCGTTGTGTCCTGCATCGACAGTCGCATCTTTCTGCCATTGCCATTGAG GTCTTTCTCCGTTTGTCTAGTAGGTTCAACGATCTGCTAGGTTGCTGCATCTGCAACTCTGTGTTGTTGTTCATGGTTTGCTTTATTCTTTCTTCCCTACATGATTGTTCTTTCTCGCTACACACATGCTTCTCTTTCTCTAAGTGCCGTAATACTGTTGTGATGTCTCTAGCTACATGCATTTACCTTTCTTTGTCGGTCTAA
- the LOC123046678 gene encoding uncharacterized protein isoform X2 — protein MDHGRWESTPSLIHCLGWWRMGRVWAEGRHLQGKTAGVGAAESEDGLVVEGGSPAKTTGARRQCRHGGRPTGRSSRSNCSRWSARRTASSAAARTVKRGSCTVAGGEFGGRRLLSSSNPVPMCCSPRLDCSSFFAGGVLVHCSSLRVLDEHCRLRLVSSRCVLHRQSHLSAIAIEVFLRLSSRFNDLLGCCICNSVLLFMVCFILSSLHDCSFSLHTCFSFSKCRNTVVMSLATCIYLSLSV, from the exons ATGGATCATGGCCGATGGGAGAGTACGCCATCGTTGATCCATTGCTTAGGTTGGTGGCGCATGGGTCGGGTCTGGGCAGAAGGCCGGCACCTGCAGGGGAAAACGGCGGGGGTTGGTGCAGCGGAAAGTGAGGATGGGTTGGTCGTAGAGGGAGGCTCGCCGGCCAAAACAACCGGAGCAAGGAGGCAGTGTCGCCATGGAGGAAGGCCCACTGGccggagcagcaggagcaactGCAGCCGCTGGTCGGCCCGACGCACCGCCTCCTCTGCTGCGGCCCGCACGGTCAAGAGGGGCAGCTGCACCGTAGCTGGCGGCGAGTTcggcggccgccgcctcctctcctcttcgAATCCA GTGCCTATGTGTTGTTCCCCTCGGTTGGATTGTTCATCCTTCTTCGCCGGTGGGGTGCTCGTCCATTGCAGTAGCCTTCGTGTGCTGGATGAACACTGCCGGTtgag GTTGGTTTCTTCCCGTTGTGTCCTGCATCGACAGTCGCATCTTTCTGCCATTGCCATTGAG GTCTTTCTCCGTTTGTCTAGTAGGTTCAACGATCTGCTAGGTTGCTGCATCTGCAACTCTGTGTTGTTGTTCATGGTTTGCTTTATTCTTTCTTCCCTACATGATTGTTCTTTCTCGCTACACACATGCTTCTCTTTCTCTAAGTGCCGTAATACTGTTGTGATGTCTCTAGCTACATGCATTTACCTTTCTTTGTCGGTCTAA
- the LOC123046678 gene encoding uncharacterized protein isoform X6 gives MDHGRWESTPSLIHCLGWWRMGRVWAEGRHLQGKTAGVGAAESEDGLVVEGGSPAKTTGARRQCRHGGRPTGRSSRSNCSRWSARRTASSAAARTVKRGSCTVAGGEFGGRRLLSSSNPQVPMCCSPRLDCSSFFAGGVLVHCSSLRVLDEHCRLRLVSSRCVLHRQSHLSAIAIESSV, from the exons ATGGATCATGGCCGATGGGAGAGTACGCCATCGTTGATCCATTGCTTAGGTTGGTGGCGCATGGGTCGGGTCTGGGCAGAAGGCCGGCACCTGCAGGGGAAAACGGCGGGGGTTGGTGCAGCGGAAAGTGAGGATGGGTTGGTCGTAGAGGGAGGCTCGCCGGCCAAAACAACCGGAGCAAGGAGGCAGTGTCGCCATGGAGGAAGGCCCACTGGccggagcagcaggagcaactGCAGCCGCTGGTCGGCCCGACGCACCGCCTCCTCTGCTGCGGCCCGCACGGTCAAGAGGGGCAGCTGCACCGTAGCTGGCGGCGAGTTcggcggccgccgcctcctctcctcttcgAATCCA CAGGTGCCTATGTGTTGTTCCCCTCGGTTGGATTGTTCATCCTTCTTCGCCGGTGGGGTGCTCGTCCATTGCAGTAGCCTTCGTGTGCTGGATGAACACTGCCGGTtgag GTTGGTTTCTTCCCGTTGTGTCCTGCATCGACAGTCGCATCTTTCTGCCATTGCCATTGAG TCCTCTGTATAG
- the LOC123046678 gene encoding uncharacterized protein isoform X3 — protein MDHGRWESTPSLIHCLGWWRMGRVWAEGRHLQGKTAGVGAAESEDGLVVEGGSPAKTTGARRQCRHGGRPTGRSSRSNCSRWSARRTASSAAARTVKRGSCTVAGGEFGGRRLLSSSNPQVPMCCSPRLDCSSFFAGGVLVHCSSLRVLDEHCRLRLVSSRCVLHRQSHLSAIAIEVFLRLSSRFNDLLGCCICNSVLLFMMFRIGA, from the exons ATGGATCATGGCCGATGGGAGAGTACGCCATCGTTGATCCATTGCTTAGGTTGGTGGCGCATGGGTCGGGTCTGGGCAGAAGGCCGGCACCTGCAGGGGAAAACGGCGGGGGTTGGTGCAGCGGAAAGTGAGGATGGGTTGGTCGTAGAGGGAGGCTCGCCGGCCAAAACAACCGGAGCAAGGAGGCAGTGTCGCCATGGAGGAAGGCCCACTGGccggagcagcaggagcaactGCAGCCGCTGGTCGGCCCGACGCACCGCCTCCTCTGCTGCGGCCCGCACGGTCAAGAGGGGCAGCTGCACCGTAGCTGGCGGCGAGTTcggcggccgccgcctcctctcctcttcgAATCCA CAGGTGCCTATGTGTTGTTCCCCTCGGTTGGATTGTTCATCCTTCTTCGCCGGTGGGGTGCTCGTCCATTGCAGTAGCCTTCGTGTGCTGGATGAACACTGCCGGTtgag GTTGGTTTCTTCCCGTTGTGTCCTGCATCGACAGTCGCATCTTTCTGCCATTGCCATTGAG GTCTTTCTCCGTTTGTCTAGTAGGTTCAACGATCTGCTAGGTTGCTGCATCTGCAACTCTGTGTTGTTGTTCATG ATGTTCCGTATCGGTGCATAG
- the LOC123046678 gene encoding uncharacterized protein isoform X7 — MDHGRWESTPSLIHCLGWWRMGRVWAEGRHLQGKTAGVGAAESEDGLVVEGGSPAKTTGARRQCRHGGRPTGRSSRSNCSRWSARRTASSAAARTVKRGSCTVAGGEFGGRRLLSSSNPVPMCCSPRLDCSSFFAGGVLVHCSSLRVLDEHCRLRLVSSRCVLHRQSHLSAIAIESSV, encoded by the exons ATGGATCATGGCCGATGGGAGAGTACGCCATCGTTGATCCATTGCTTAGGTTGGTGGCGCATGGGTCGGGTCTGGGCAGAAGGCCGGCACCTGCAGGGGAAAACGGCGGGGGTTGGTGCAGCGGAAAGTGAGGATGGGTTGGTCGTAGAGGGAGGCTCGCCGGCCAAAACAACCGGAGCAAGGAGGCAGTGTCGCCATGGAGGAAGGCCCACTGGccggagcagcaggagcaactGCAGCCGCTGGTCGGCCCGACGCACCGCCTCCTCTGCTGCGGCCCGCACGGTCAAGAGGGGCAGCTGCACCGTAGCTGGCGGCGAGTTcggcggccgccgcctcctctcctcttcgAATCCA GTGCCTATGTGTTGTTCCCCTCGGTTGGATTGTTCATCCTTCTTCGCCGGTGGGGTGCTCGTCCATTGCAGTAGCCTTCGTGTGCTGGATGAACACTGCCGGTtgag GTTGGTTTCTTCCCGTTGTGTCCTGCATCGACAGTCGCATCTTTCTGCCATTGCCATTGAG TCCTCTGTATAG
- the LOC123046678 gene encoding uncharacterized protein isoform X5 → MDHGRWESTPSLIHCLGWWRMGRVWAEGRHLQGKTAGVGAAESEDGLVVEGGSPAKTTGARRQCRHGGRPTGRSSRSNCSRWSARRTASSAAARTVKRGSCTVAGGEFGGRRLLSSSNPVPMCCSPRLDCSSFFAGGVLVHCSSLRVLDEHCRLRLVSSRCVLHRQSHLSAIAIEMFRIGA, encoded by the exons ATGGATCATGGCCGATGGGAGAGTACGCCATCGTTGATCCATTGCTTAGGTTGGTGGCGCATGGGTCGGGTCTGGGCAGAAGGCCGGCACCTGCAGGGGAAAACGGCGGGGGTTGGTGCAGCGGAAAGTGAGGATGGGTTGGTCGTAGAGGGAGGCTCGCCGGCCAAAACAACCGGAGCAAGGAGGCAGTGTCGCCATGGAGGAAGGCCCACTGGccggagcagcaggagcaactGCAGCCGCTGGTCGGCCCGACGCACCGCCTCCTCTGCTGCGGCCCGCACGGTCAAGAGGGGCAGCTGCACCGTAGCTGGCGGCGAGTTcggcggccgccgcctcctctcctcttcgAATCCA GTGCCTATGTGTTGTTCCCCTCGGTTGGATTGTTCATCCTTCTTCGCCGGTGGGGTGCTCGTCCATTGCAGTAGCCTTCGTGTGCTGGATGAACACTGCCGGTtgag GTTGGTTTCTTCCCGTTGTGTCCTGCATCGACAGTCGCATCTTTCTGCCATTGCCATTGAG ATGTTCCGTATCGGTGCATAG
- the LOC123042057 gene encoding FCS-Like Zinc finger 1-like translates to MTASAACSFFFDAELLGESGMPAMDACALCAKPLARDSDVFMYRGDTPYCSEECRQEEMQLDAICARQAARRLQRFSAETESHRRQRQSRSPGRCRSRANWPALPEEPSMSPALRPML, encoded by the coding sequence ATGACGGCATCAGCGGCCTGCTCCTTCTTCTTCGACGCCGAGCTCCTCGGCGAGTCCGGCATGCCGGCGATGGACGCGTGCGCGCTCTGCGCCAAGCCGCTGGCGCGCGACAGCGACGTCTTCATGTACAGAGGGGACACTCCCTACTGCAGCGAGGAGTGCCGCCAGGAGGAGATGCAGCTCGACGCCATTTGCGCCAGGCAGGCCGCGCGGAGGCTGCAGCGGTTCTCGGCGGAGACGGAATCCCACCGTAGGCAGCGACAGTCAAGGTCTCCAGGAAGGTGTCGGTCGCGAGCTAACTGGCCGGCCTTGCCTGAAGAACCATCGATGTCTCCGGCTCTCCGGCCAATGCTCTAA